One Arthrobacter sp. StoSoilB19 DNA window includes the following coding sequences:
- the pdxS gene encoding pyridoxal 5'-phosphate synthase lyase subunit PdxS, with the protein MSTPDVSNEAGSSANSVTGSSRVKRGMAEMLKGGVIMDVVNVEQARIAEDAGAVAVMALERVPADIRAQGGVSRMSDPDMIDQIIDAVSIPVMAKARIGHFVEAQVLQSLGVDYIDESEVLTPADYINHIDKWNFKVPFVCGATNLGEALRRINEGAAMIRSKGEAGTGDVSNATGHMRKIRSEIARLSSLPEDELYVAAKELQAPYELVKEVAAAGKLPVVLFTAGGIATPADAAMMMQLGADGVFVGSGIFKSGNPAQRAAAVVKATTFFDDPDVIAKASRGLGEAMVGINVDEIPQPHRLAERGW; encoded by the coding sequence GTGTCTACACCTGATGTAAGCAACGAGGCCGGTTCGTCCGCGAACAGCGTCACGGGCAGCAGCCGCGTGAAGCGTGGCATGGCCGAGATGCTCAAGGGCGGCGTCATCATGGACGTCGTCAACGTCGAGCAGGCCCGCATCGCCGAAGACGCCGGTGCCGTGGCAGTCATGGCGCTGGAGCGTGTTCCGGCCGATATCCGTGCCCAGGGCGGCGTGTCCCGCATGTCCGATCCCGACATGATCGACCAGATCATTGATGCCGTGTCCATCCCGGTCATGGCCAAGGCCCGCATCGGCCACTTTGTCGAGGCCCAGGTCCTGCAGTCCCTTGGTGTCGACTACATCGACGAGTCCGAGGTCCTGACCCCCGCCGACTACATCAACCACATCGACAAGTGGAACTTCAAGGTTCCCTTCGTCTGTGGCGCCACCAACCTCGGTGAGGCCCTGCGCCGCATCAACGAGGGCGCGGCCATGATCCGCTCCAAGGGCGAAGCCGGCACCGGCGACGTCTCCAACGCCACCGGACACATGCGCAAGATCCGCTCCGAGATCGCCCGGCTGTCCTCCCTGCCCGAGGACGAGCTCTACGTCGCGGCCAAGGAACTGCAGGCCCCGTATGAACTGGTCAAGGAAGTTGCCGCCGCCGGCAAGCTGCCCGTCGTCCTGTTCACCGCCGGCGGCATCGCCACCCCCGCTGACGCGGCCATGATGATGCAGCTCGGTGCCGACGGCGTCTTCGTCGGCTCCGGCATCTTCAAGTCCGGCAACCCCGCCCAGCGCGCGGCCGCCGTCGTCAAGGCCACCACCTTCTTCGACGACCCCGACGTCATCGCCAAGGCCTCCCGCGGCCTCGGCGAAGCCATGGTGGGCATCAACGTCGACGAGATCCCCCAGCCGCACCGCCTCGCCGAACGCGGCTGGTAA
- the pgsA gene encoding phosphatidylinositol phosphate synthase produces the protein MLNRHARGFFTALFTPLARWLLKIGVSPDAVTILGTAGVAAGSLGFYPLGQLFWGTLFITAFIFSDVLDGIMARMQGVKSRWGNFLDSTLDRVADGALFAGVSVWFFTGGNNMAIAVAALLCLVLGMVVSYARAKAESLGFTANVGIAERAERLVSILVVTGLTGLGLPPVVLLVTLVLLAAASLITVVQRVISVRRQALAEPTPAD, from the coding sequence ATGCTGAATAGGCATGCCCGCGGTTTTTTCACCGCACTGTTCACCCCGCTGGCCCGCTGGCTCCTGAAGATCGGTGTCTCCCCGGATGCGGTAACCATCCTCGGAACTGCAGGTGTTGCGGCCGGAAGCCTGGGCTTCTACCCGCTGGGGCAGCTCTTCTGGGGCACGCTCTTCATCACTGCCTTCATCTTCTCGGACGTCCTGGACGGCATCATGGCCCGGATGCAGGGCGTGAAGAGCCGCTGGGGGAACTTCCTCGACTCCACCCTGGACCGGGTTGCCGACGGTGCCCTCTTCGCCGGGGTGTCCGTCTGGTTCTTCACCGGCGGCAACAACATGGCCATCGCCGTGGCCGCCCTGCTCTGCCTTGTCCTGGGCATGGTTGTCTCCTACGCCCGGGCGAAGGCGGAGTCGCTGGGCTTCACGGCCAACGTGGGGATCGCCGAGCGGGCGGAACGCCTGGTATCCATCCTGGTGGTAACCGGCCTGACCGGCCTGGGCCTCCCGCCGGTGGTGCTCCTGGTCACACTGGTCCTCCTGGCGGCGGCCAGCCTCATCACCGTCGTTCAGCGCGTTATCTCGGTACGCCGGCAGGCATTGGCAGAGCCCACGCCCGCAGATTAG
- a CDS encoding HIT domain-containing protein yields MQENTGAGYPGDAGVTDDFALAGVPDAFQRLWTPHRMAYIKGGQHQFKNENDCPFCVGPARTDEEALIVYRGRTCYVVLNLFPYNPGHLLVCPYRHIPDYTDLTVEETAEFADLTQTAMRVLRKVSNPGGFNLGMNQGVVGGAGISAHLHQHIVPRWGGDGNFFPIIAQTKAITQTLDEVRRQVAEAWPGESDAE; encoded by the coding sequence GTGCAGGAGAACACAGGCGCAGGATATCCAGGCGATGCCGGCGTTACCGACGACTTCGCCCTCGCCGGTGTCCCCGACGCCTTCCAGCGCCTGTGGACTCCGCACCGGATGGCCTACATCAAGGGCGGGCAGCACCAGTTCAAGAATGAGAACGACTGCCCGTTCTGCGTGGGCCCCGCCCGCACCGACGAAGAGGCGCTCATCGTCTACCGCGGCCGGACCTGCTACGTGGTGCTGAACCTGTTCCCCTACAATCCCGGGCACCTTTTGGTGTGTCCGTACCGGCATATTCCGGACTACACGGACCTCACGGTCGAAGAAACCGCCGAGTTTGCCGACCTAACCCAGACGGCAATGCGGGTCCTGCGCAAGGTGTCCAATCCCGGCGGCTTCAACCTGGGCATGAACCAAGGGGTTGTGGGCGGAGCCGGCATCTCGGCGCACCTGCACCAGCACATCGTTCCGCGGTGGGGCGGGGACGGCAATTTCTTCCCCATCATCGCCCAAACCAAGGCCATCACCCAGACCCTTGACGAGGTCCGGAGACAAGTGGCCGAAGCCTGGCCCGGGGAGTCGGATGCTGAATAG
- the thrS gene encoding threonine--tRNA ligase — MSDAQQITLLVDGEETKVTTGTTGAELFFERRDVVVARVNGELKDLDQELPEGAEVEGVTIDSPDGLNVLRHSTAHVMAQAVQQLRPDAKLGIGPYITDGFYFDFDVAEPFTPEDLKTLEKMMLKIVNQNQKFVRRVVSEDEAREAMKNEPYKLELLGKKNDAAEAGEGVNVEVGAGDITIYDNVERKEGTTVWCDLCRGPHLPNTKMISNAFALTRSSSAYWLGNQKNQQLQRIYGTAWPTKEALKAYQERIAEAERRDHRKLGSELDLFSFPDELGSGLPVFHPKGGIIRKEMEDYSRQRHVEAGYEFVYTPHITKGHLYEVSGHLDWYKDGMFPAMHVDAELNEDGTVRKPGQDYYLKPMNCPMHNLIFRSRGRSYRELPLRLFEFGSVYRYEKSGVVHGLTRVRGMTQDDAHIYCTREQMKDELTKTLTFVLDLLKDYGLNDFYLELSTKDPEKYVGDDATWEEATRTLAEVAQESGLELVPDPGGAAFYGPKISVQAKDALGRTWQMSTIQLDFNLPERFELEFQAADGSRQRPVMIHRALFGSVERFMGVLTEHYAGAFPAWLAPVQVVGIPVAEAFNEYMFDVVDQLKAEGIRAEVDTSSDRFPKKIRTASKDKIPFVLIAGGDDAEAGAVSFRFRDGSQDNGVPVSEAVKRITDAVRNRTS; from the coding sequence GTGTCAGATGCCCAGCAGATCACCCTTCTCGTCGATGGCGAAGAGACCAAGGTGACTACCGGGACAACCGGTGCGGAACTCTTCTTTGAGCGCCGTGATGTTGTTGTGGCCCGCGTCAACGGCGAGCTGAAGGACCTGGACCAGGAACTGCCCGAAGGCGCCGAGGTGGAAGGCGTAACCATTGATTCGCCCGACGGCCTGAACGTCCTGCGCCACTCCACCGCCCACGTGATGGCACAGGCAGTGCAGCAGCTGCGCCCCGACGCCAAACTCGGCATTGGCCCCTACATCACCGACGGTTTCTACTTCGATTTCGACGTCGCCGAGCCTTTCACCCCCGAGGATCTCAAGACCCTCGAAAAGATGATGCTCAAGATCGTCAACCAGAACCAGAAATTCGTCCGCCGCGTGGTCAGCGAGGACGAGGCCCGCGAAGCCATGAAGAACGAGCCCTACAAGCTCGAACTGCTCGGCAAGAAGAACGACGCTGCCGAGGCAGGCGAGGGCGTGAACGTCGAGGTCGGCGCCGGTGACATCACCATCTACGACAACGTGGAGCGCAAGGAAGGCACCACCGTCTGGTGTGACCTCTGCCGCGGCCCGCACCTGCCCAACACCAAGATGATCTCCAACGCCTTCGCGCTGACCCGTTCGTCGTCGGCGTACTGGCTGGGCAACCAGAAAAACCAGCAGCTGCAGCGCATCTACGGAACCGCGTGGCCCACCAAGGAAGCGCTGAAGGCATACCAGGAGCGCATTGCCGAGGCCGAGCGCCGCGACCACCGCAAGCTCGGCTCGGAACTCGACCTCTTCTCCTTCCCGGACGAACTGGGCTCCGGCCTGCCCGTCTTCCACCCCAAGGGCGGCATCATCCGCAAGGAGATGGAGGACTACTCCCGCCAGCGCCACGTCGAGGCCGGCTACGAGTTCGTCTACACCCCCCACATCACCAAGGGCCACCTCTACGAGGTCTCCGGCCACCTGGACTGGTACAAGGACGGCATGTTCCCCGCCATGCACGTGGACGCCGAACTCAACGAGGACGGCACCGTGCGCAAGCCCGGCCAGGACTACTACCTGAAGCCGATGAACTGCCCCATGCACAACCTCATCTTCCGCTCCCGCGGCCGGTCCTACCGTGAACTGCCCCTCCGGCTGTTTGAATTCGGATCGGTCTACCGCTACGAGAAATCCGGCGTGGTCCACGGCCTCACCCGCGTCCGTGGAATGACACAGGACGACGCCCACATCTACTGCACCCGCGAGCAGATGAAGGACGAACTCACCAAGACCCTGACCTTTGTCCTGGACCTGCTCAAGGACTACGGCCTGAACGACTTCTACCTGGAGCTGTCCACCAAGGACCCGGAGAAGTACGTGGGCGACGACGCCACCTGGGAGGAAGCCACCAGGACCCTTGCCGAGGTGGCGCAGGAGTCCGGGCTGGAGCTGGTGCCCGATCCGGGCGGAGCGGCGTTCTACGGCCCCAAGATTTCCGTGCAGGCCAAGGATGCGCTGGGCCGCACCTGGCAGATGTCCACCATCCAGCTGGACTTCAACCTGCCCGAACGGTTCGAGCTGGAATTCCAGGCCGCCGACGGCAGCCGGCAGCGGCCGGTGATGATCCACCGTGCGCTCTTCGGCTCGGTGGAGCGGTTCATGGGCGTCCTCACCGAGCACTACGCCGGCGCGTTCCCCGCGTGGCTGGCTCCGGTCCAGGTGGTGGGCATCCCCGTGGCGGAGGCGTTCAACGAGTACATGTTCGACGTCGTCGACCAGCTTAAGGCCGAGGGCATCCGCGCCGAGGTGGATACGTCCTCGGACCGGTTCCCCAAGAAGATCCGCACCGCCAGCAAGGACAAGATCCCGTTCGTGCTGATCGCCGGCGGCGACGACGCGGAGGCCGGCGCCGTTTCCTTCCGTTTCCGCGACGGCAGCCAGGACAACGGCGTGCCCGTGTCGGAAGCGGTCAAGCGGATCACCGACGCCGTCCGCAACCGGACCAGCTAG
- the dnaE gene encoding DNA polymerase III subunit alpha, with protein MSFTHLHVSTAFSAHYGVSWPEELAMAAAADGATALACTDRDGLYGTIKHLKACMAAGIDPIVGVDLAVFDDDGDHRTQVSGRVVVLARGHNNGAGYRALCRLVSDAHARTSGKAGGAVPAAVTRAELASRTLDPQTLKPVLTVLIGPDSDVGRAMDGRRYLRPRTLFKQWLDAMPAGTVVAEIVSQLSAPGTPFSTAHAVRMLRLAEEHHVPAILTNAVRYCAADGAPTADVLDSARTLKSLPELAGEPLLQPTGQGWLKTSEQMLGLGKEIISAAGYGAADLKQLMAQTEALADLCRIDPSTDMGWKQPVVPEASVIGISQDPHAELVQRCHAGIGRRFPGISGKPEQEMLSRLEHELGIIRNLGFSAYFLTVAEVSRMIQDMGVRAAARGSGASSLVNYLIEVSHVNPLQHDLIFERFLSNDRATLPDIDIDVESAERHNVYHRIFDRFGPERVTLMSMQNGYRARGAVRDAGLALGMDDGEVGEIAKQLWRFSARKFREALQEKPELREFAGRVEQRDTDGNQQLDLLVDLTERLDRLPRHISMHPCGVILGDATLLDRTPVQPSGLGLPMSQFDKHDMDPMGMLKLDVLGVRMQSAMAFAVREIIRIHPSKKDVVEAGRHSAGPDGTGPDYIAGDGRIDLNAVPLDDEPTYQLIRSTHTLGCFQIESPGQRELIGKMAPREFNDLIIDISLFRPGPMKSDMVRPFLEHRHGFAPEVYPHPDLKPVLQETHGVTVFHEQILKTLDIMTGCGLAKADEFRRALSSDDGEARVEEYFRRNAKARGYAPEVVDKVWGTLKSFASFGFCKAHGAAFAVPTYQSAWLKTHHPEAFLAGLWEHDPGMYPKRLLVAEARRLGIPILPLDINRSKAEYRVERIESGQDAGRLGIRLSLNGIYGLSAAELKRIVAGQPYDSLADLRARSRLSKPSIRRLAQLGAFDALHREAGGTANRADLVQHLQQLQSATGARKGADILEGQLSLPLGDIELRNIKPGLPAPTLVENVRAELDLMAVDVSTHLMESHRPLLEKLGVTTADKLLSLRNGTEVLVAGVRVATQTPPMRGGRRVVFISIDDGTGCVDSVFFHEAQESAGPLLFGTRLLLIRGTTRRTGPRGISLSASMAWDLSRTETLPFPESSPAAAQDGPHPLDGISRTLAITGFNG; from the coding sequence ATGAGCTTTACCCACCTCCACGTTTCCACGGCATTTAGTGCCCACTACGGTGTCTCCTGGCCTGAAGAGCTGGCAATGGCGGCCGCAGCCGACGGCGCAACGGCCCTTGCCTGCACCGACCGGGACGGGCTGTACGGCACCATCAAGCACCTCAAGGCCTGCATGGCGGCGGGCATCGACCCCATAGTGGGGGTGGACCTTGCAGTATTTGACGACGACGGCGATCACCGCACACAGGTATCCGGCAGGGTGGTGGTGCTGGCCCGCGGCCACAACAACGGTGCCGGGTACCGTGCGCTGTGCCGGCTGGTTTCCGATGCCCACGCCAGGACCTCGGGGAAAGCCGGGGGAGCGGTGCCCGCCGCGGTCACCCGTGCCGAACTCGCCTCCCGCACCCTTGACCCCCAGACCCTCAAGCCGGTGCTGACCGTCCTGATTGGACCGGATTCCGACGTCGGACGGGCCATGGATGGCCGGCGCTACCTGCGTCCACGGACCCTGTTCAAGCAATGGCTGGATGCCATGCCCGCTGGAACGGTCGTGGCGGAAATTGTCTCCCAGCTCAGCGCTCCGGGGACTCCCTTCAGCACCGCACATGCAGTCCGCATGCTCAGGCTCGCAGAGGAACACCACGTACCCGCCATCCTCACCAACGCCGTCAGGTACTGTGCCGCAGACGGCGCACCAACCGCCGACGTCCTGGATTCTGCCCGGACCCTGAAGTCCCTTCCGGAACTTGCAGGTGAACCGCTCCTGCAGCCCACCGGGCAGGGCTGGCTGAAAACCTCCGAACAAATGCTGGGACTGGGAAAGGAAATCATTTCCGCTGCCGGTTACGGTGCAGCAGACCTCAAACAGCTGATGGCGCAAACAGAGGCGCTCGCCGACCTCTGCCGGATCGACCCCAGCACCGATATGGGGTGGAAGCAGCCAGTGGTTCCGGAAGCATCGGTTATTGGGATCAGCCAGGATCCGCACGCCGAACTTGTCCAGCGCTGCCATGCGGGAATCGGCAGGCGTTTCCCGGGGATCTCAGGAAAACCCGAACAGGAGATGCTGTCCCGGCTGGAGCATGAGCTTGGCATCATCCGGAACCTGGGTTTCTCCGCCTATTTCCTGACGGTGGCGGAGGTATCCCGCATGATCCAGGACATGGGGGTCCGGGCGGCCGCCAGGGGCTCAGGTGCCTCAAGCCTGGTCAACTACCTGATCGAGGTCAGCCATGTGAATCCCCTCCAGCATGACCTGATCTTTGAACGTTTCCTTTCCAACGACCGTGCCACCCTCCCTGACATTGACATCGATGTGGAAAGCGCGGAACGCCACAACGTGTACCACAGGATTTTTGACCGGTTCGGCCCGGAGCGCGTCACCCTGATGAGCATGCAGAACGGGTACCGGGCCCGGGGGGCGGTTCGCGACGCCGGGCTGGCGCTGGGCATGGACGACGGCGAGGTGGGGGAGATCGCCAAGCAGTTGTGGCGCTTTTCCGCCCGGAAGTTCCGTGAAGCCCTGCAGGAAAAGCCCGAGCTCCGGGAGTTCGCCGGCCGGGTGGAGCAGCGCGACACGGACGGGAACCAGCAGCTTGACCTCCTGGTGGACCTGACCGAACGCCTGGACCGGCTGCCCCGCCACATCTCCATGCACCCGTGCGGAGTGATCCTGGGCGATGCCACACTCCTGGACCGCACCCCGGTCCAGCCAAGCGGCCTGGGGCTGCCCATGAGCCAGTTCGACAAGCACGACATGGACCCCATGGGCATGCTCAAACTCGATGTCCTTGGGGTGCGCATGCAAAGCGCCATGGCCTTCGCAGTCCGGGAGATCATCCGCATCCACCCCAGCAAGAAGGACGTGGTGGAGGCAGGAAGGCACTCGGCAGGACCTGACGGAACAGGCCCTGACTACATCGCCGGGGACGGCCGGATCGACCTCAACGCCGTTCCCCTCGACGACGAACCGACATACCAGCTGATCAGGAGCACGCACACCCTTGGCTGCTTCCAGATTGAATCCCCGGGGCAGCGGGAGCTGATTGGAAAGATGGCACCCCGGGAGTTCAACGACCTCATCATCGATATTTCACTGTTCCGTCCCGGCCCCATGAAATCCGACATGGTGCGGCCCTTCCTGGAACACCGGCACGGGTTCGCCCCTGAGGTCTACCCCCACCCGGACCTTAAACCGGTGCTGCAGGAAACCCATGGGGTCACGGTGTTCCACGAACAGATCCTGAAAACCCTCGACATCATGACCGGCTGCGGGCTTGCCAAAGCCGACGAGTTCCGCAGGGCGCTGAGCAGCGACGACGGTGAAGCCAGGGTGGAGGAATACTTCCGGCGCAATGCAAAAGCCAGGGGATATGCCCCCGAAGTGGTGGACAAGGTATGGGGGACATTGAAGTCGTTTGCCAGTTTCGGCTTCTGCAAAGCCCACGGTGCTGCCTTCGCCGTCCCCACCTACCAGTCCGCCTGGCTTAAGACACACCACCCGGAAGCCTTCCTTGCCGGCTTATGGGAGCACGACCCCGGGATGTATCCCAAACGGCTGCTGGTGGCCGAAGCCCGCAGGCTCGGGATACCCATCCTTCCGCTGGACATCAACCGGAGCAAAGCTGAATACCGGGTGGAGCGGATCGAGTCCGGCCAGGACGCCGGCAGGCTGGGGATCCGGCTCAGCCTGAACGGGATCTACGGGCTGTCCGCAGCCGAATTGAAGCGGATAGTGGCAGGCCAGCCATATGACTCACTGGCAGACCTCCGCGCGCGCTCGCGGCTCAGCAAGCCAAGCATCAGGCGGCTCGCCCAGCTGGGAGCCTTTGATGCCCTGCACCGGGAAGCCGGGGGAACAGCCAACCGGGCCGACCTGGTGCAGCACCTGCAGCAGCTCCAGTCAGCCACTGGCGCGCGCAAAGGCGCCGACATCCTGGAGGGACAGCTGTCCCTACCCTTGGGCGATATTGAACTGCGCAACATCAAGCCCGGGCTTCCAGCCCCCACGCTGGTGGAAAACGTCCGGGCGGAACTGGACCTCATGGCCGTCGATGTCAGCACCCATCTGATGGAAAGCCACCGTCCCCTGCTGGAAAAGCTGGGCGTCACCACAGCCGATAAACTCCTCAGCCTGCGCAACGGGACCGAAGTGCTGGTGGCCGGGGTGCGGGTGGCAACCCAGACCCCTCCCATGCGCGGCGGACGGAGGGTGGTGTTCATCAGCATCGACGACGGCACCGGCTGCGTTGATTCGGTCTTCTTCCATGAGGCCCAGGAAAGTGCAGGGCCACTTTTGTTTGGCACCCGCCTGCTGCTGATCCGCGGCACCACCCGAAGGACCGGCCCCCGGGGGATCAGCCTGAGCGCAAGCATGGCCTGGGACCTCAGCCGCACGGAGACGCTGCCCTTCCCCGAGTCCTCGCCAGCGGCTGCCCAGGACGGCCCGCATCCCCTGGACGGCATCAGCAGGACGCTGGCGATTACCGGCTTTAACGGGTGA
- a CDS encoding DUF6504 family protein, which produces MGMFSESVDVVCSASGQPESLTWAGTSYIVCAEPVRWYERRQWWAEDTRAPLGSGPGVVDHEIWRVQVLPAKVASRPMGPGEPAVAEPLTLDLTRHIRSGRWRLLRIHDGLRPKTA; this is translated from the coding sequence GTGGGCATGTTCAGCGAGTCCGTTGACGTGGTGTGCTCCGCTTCCGGGCAGCCGGAATCCCTGACGTGGGCAGGAACGTCATACATCGTCTGTGCCGAACCTGTCCGCTGGTATGAACGCCGGCAATGGTGGGCAGAGGATACCCGGGCTCCGCTGGGAAGCGGACCGGGCGTGGTGGACCACGAAATCTGGCGGGTCCAGGTACTGCCTGCCAAAGTGGCGTCCCGCCCGATGGGGCCAGGAGAACCTGCCGTTGCCGAACCCCTCACCCTTGACCTGACCCGCCATATCCGCAGTGGCCGTTGGCGGCTGCTGCGGATCCATGACGGCCTTCGCCCCAAAACCGCATGA
- a CDS encoding chorismate mutase — MATIQGNDRDARADKEQLAAVRVAVDEVDEQIVTLIARRERLIRIAGTLKGDDAEVRAPGRVERIIEHVRSAAEKKDIDPDIVEATYRAMISAFIELELRIHKENS; from the coding sequence ATGGCGACAATTCAAGGAAACGATAGGGATGCCCGGGCCGACAAGGAACAGCTCGCTGCCGTTCGGGTTGCCGTTGATGAGGTGGATGAACAGATTGTCACCCTCATTGCCCGCCGCGAACGGCTGATCAGGATCGCCGGGACCCTCAAGGGTGATGACGCAGAGGTGCGTGCCCCGGGACGGGTGGAGCGGATCATCGAGCACGTCCGGTCCGCCGCAGAGAAAAAGGACATCGATCCGGACATCGTCGAAGCAACCTACCGGGCGATGATCTCCGCGTTCATTGAACTTGAACTGCGGATCCACAAAGAAAACAGCTGA
- a CDS encoding VOC family protein, with product MEPRVDFISLGVRNVQASRDFYVDGLGWPVHREVAGEVLFIQVNHGLVLSLWDVRQMQAEAGTSPPAGIPCITLSHNVAGPGDVDRVMEEAAEAGADIIAEPVTQPWGGYTGYFADPDGFRWEVAYNPTWAVDDAGRVTV from the coding sequence ATGGAGCCAAGAGTCGACTTTATCTCCCTCGGAGTCCGCAATGTTCAGGCATCCCGCGACTTCTACGTTGATGGCCTTGGCTGGCCGGTCCACCGTGAGGTTGCCGGGGAAGTGCTGTTCATCCAGGTGAACCACGGCCTGGTGCTGTCCCTGTGGGACGTCCGCCAGATGCAGGCCGAAGCGGGCACCAGCCCTCCCGCCGGCATCCCCTGCATCACCCTCAGCCACAACGTCGCCGGTCCCGGGGACGTGGACAGGGTCATGGAAGAGGCCGCGGAGGCCGGCGCTGACATCATTGCCGAGCCGGTCACCCAGCCGTGGGGCGGCTACACGGGCTATTTTGCCGACCCCGACGGGTTCCGCTGGGAAGTGGCGTACAACCCCACCTGGGCAGTGGACGACGCCGGCAGGGTCACCGTCTGA
- a CDS encoding SOS response-associated peptidase, translated as MARAVGDLLAEFDAELESEVSIPPSWNVAPTDAVPIVLERLVDDSAAPRQVRQLHVARWGLVPSWAKDPGIGSRMINARSESVLEKPAFRKAVQSRRCAVPADGYYEWKQGPGKSKQPYYVHPGTDHGLVFAGLYEWWKDPSVPEGDPGRWLLSTSILTADTPPPGSESTIFGKLTELHDRVPLPMDRDTMEAWLDPQADDAAGLVDLVRSGVKNAAADWRVESVGKEVGNVRNNGPELIRPVEALF; from the coding sequence ATGGCACGTGCCGTGGGGGACCTGCTGGCTGAGTTCGATGCCGAGCTGGAGAGCGAGGTGAGCATCCCGCCGTCCTGGAACGTGGCACCCACCGATGCCGTCCCCATCGTGCTGGAGCGCCTGGTGGATGACAGTGCCGCGCCCCGGCAGGTGCGCCAGCTGCACGTGGCACGCTGGGGCCTGGTCCCGTCCTGGGCCAAGGACCCCGGAATCGGTTCCCGCATGATCAACGCCCGGAGCGAATCGGTGCTGGAGAAGCCGGCGTTCCGGAAGGCAGTCCAGTCCCGCCGCTGCGCGGTCCCGGCCGATGGCTACTACGAATGGAAGCAGGGACCTGGGAAGTCGAAGCAGCCCTACTACGTGCACCCGGGCACGGACCACGGGCTGGTCTTCGCCGGCCTCTACGAGTGGTGGAAGGACCCCTCCGTTCCCGAAGGGGATCCGGGCCGCTGGCTGCTCTCAACGTCCATCCTCACGGCAGACACGCCTCCGCCGGGGTCTGAATCCACCATCTTCGGGAAGCTGACGGAGCTGCACGACCGCGTCCCCCTGCCCATGGACAGGGACACCATGGAGGCATGGCTGGATCCGCAGGCGGATGACGCGGCCGGACTCGTGGACCTGGTGCGGTCCGGCGTCAAGAATGCCGCGGCCGACTGGCGGGTGGAGTCGGTGGGCAAGGAAGTGGGCAATGTCCGCAATAACGGCCCCGAACTGATCCGCCCGGTCGAAGCCCTGTTCTAG
- a CDS encoding mycoredoxin yields the protein MDFTPESGTITMFSTTWCGYCNRLKKQLDAQGIGYTEVNIEEVDGTAELVEQLNGGNRTVPTVLFPDGSAATNPSAAEVKSRLAA from the coding sequence GTGGACTTCACTCCCGAATCCGGCACCATCACGATGTTCTCCACCACCTGGTGCGGCTACTGCAACCGGCTCAAGAAGCAGCTGGACGCGCAGGGCATCGGCTACACGGAAGTCAACATCGAAGAGGTGGACGGCACTGCCGAACTCGTGGAGCAGCTGAACGGGGGCAACCGTACGGTTCCCACCGTGCTTTTCCCGGACGGCTCCGCAGCCACCAACCCGTCTGCTGCCGAGGTCAAGAGCCGGCTGGCTGCCTGA
- a CDS encoding lipoate--protein ligase family protein — protein MHHTGTGLRTLTVVRQDVSRGAGRDLEFGLELLARARSGGIGPTLRLYRPAPTVAFGQRDTRLPGFDAAARACRDNGFEPLVRRAGGRAAAYHRGTLVVDHIEPDADAVAGSKTRFGYFGELFAQALRGVGVQAAVGEIPGEYCPGEFSVHGTDPADNSRRVKLVGTAQRVVSGGWLFSSVIVVEDSAPIRKVLTDSYAALGLDWDPATAGAANDLVSGLDVAAVERSLLETYAGHATLETASFSSLGA, from the coding sequence ATGCACCACACCGGTACTGGACTCCGCACGCTTACCGTGGTGCGGCAGGACGTGTCCCGCGGCGCGGGCCGTGACCTCGAATTCGGCCTGGAGCTGCTGGCCAGGGCCAGGAGCGGCGGCATCGGCCCCACCCTGCGGCTGTACCGGCCGGCTCCCACTGTGGCGTTCGGGCAGCGGGACACCCGCCTGCCCGGCTTTGACGCCGCCGCCCGGGCCTGCCGGGACAACGGCTTCGAACCCCTGGTCCGGCGGGCGGGGGGACGCGCGGCCGCCTACCACCGTGGCACCCTTGTGGTGGACCATATCGAACCGGACGCGGACGCCGTCGCCGGTTCCAAAACCAGGTTCGGTTACTTCGGTGAGCTCTTTGCGCAGGCGCTGCGGGGCGTTGGGGTGCAGGCGGCGGTGGGGGAAATCCCAGGCGAGTACTGTCCCGGTGAATTCAGCGTGCATGGAACGGATCCAGCGGACAACTCCCGGCGGGTGAAACTGGTGGGTACCGCGCAGCGTGTGGTCTCGGGTGGCTGGCTCTTCAGCTCCGTCATCGTCGTGGAGGATTCCGCCCCGATCCGCAAGGTCCTCACCGACAGCTATGCCGCGCTCGGCCTGGACTGGGACCCGGCAACCGCCGGTGCCGCCAACGACCTGGTGTCCGGCCTTGACGTGGCAGCCGTTGAGCGGTCCCTGCTGGAAACATATGCGGGCCATGCCACCCTGGAAACTGCTTCCTTCAGCAGCCTGGGGGCATGA